A genomic stretch from Hydrogenimonas urashimensis includes:
- the rpsT gene encoding 30S ribosomal protein S20, with translation MAHHKSAIKRIRQTAKRTARNRYYKTRIKNITKAVIAAVEAGDKEAAAAAMKVANRELHKYVSKGILKKNTAARKVSRLQSKVNALSAA, from the coding sequence ATGGCACATCATAAATCGGCAATCAAACGCATTCGTCAAACAGCGAAGCGTACAGCCCGCAATCGCTACTACAAAACGCGCATCAAAAACATCACAAAAGCCGTTATCGCCGCCGTCGAGGCAGGTGACAAAGAGGCGGCGGCAGCCGCGATGAAAGTCGCCAACCGCGAACTTCACAAGTATGTCAGCAAAGGCATTCTCAAGAAAAACACCGCGGCACGCAAAGTAAGCCGCCTCCAATCCAAAGTCAACGCTCTCAGCGCCGCGTAA
- a CDS encoding NAD-dependent epimerase, translating into MKILVTGTAGFIGFYLAKRLLGKGYEVVGLDNINDYYDVGLKYGRLKELGIDSDKIEPNKRVDSTIDGHCFYKMDLADSKAVNKLFAEEKFDAVCNLAAQAGVRYSLENPMAYIQSNLTGFANILEGCRNHDVENLCYASSSSVYGLNKSMPFKVSDSVDHPVSLYAATKKSNELMAHTYSHLYGIRTTGLRFFTVYGPWGRPDMAPMLFADAILNGRPINVFNYGKMERDFTYVDDIVEGVVHVIEKPADPDENFDFHHPDPAASPAPYRVYNIGNGSPVKLMDFITTLEKHLGKKAQMNMMPMQPGDVEATWADTSALENHFGYRPQTGLDEGIGKFVEWYKGFYKV; encoded by the coding sequence ATGAAGATATTGGTGACCGGAACCGCCGGATTTATCGGGTTTTATCTGGCCAAAAGACTTCTTGGGAAAGGGTACGAAGTCGTTGGGTTGGACAATATCAACGACTATTACGATGTCGGCCTGAAATACGGAAGACTGAAAGAGCTCGGAATAGATTCCGACAAAATCGAGCCCAACAAACGGGTTGACAGCACCATTGACGGACACTGTTTTTACAAAATGGATCTGGCGGATTCCAAAGCCGTCAACAAACTTTTTGCAGAAGAGAAATTCGATGCGGTCTGCAATCTCGCCGCCCAAGCCGGTGTGCGCTATTCACTCGAAAATCCGATGGCCTATATTCAGAGCAACCTCACCGGTTTTGCCAACATTCTGGAAGGATGCCGCAACCACGATGTCGAAAATCTCTGCTACGCCAGCAGTTCGAGTGTCTACGGCCTGAACAAATCGATGCCATTCAAGGTAAGCGACAGTGTCGACCACCCGGTCAGCCTCTATGCGGCGACGAAAAAGAGCAACGAACTGATGGCCCACACCTACAGCCATCTTTACGGCATCAGAACAACCGGTCTGCGCTTTTTTACCGTCTACGGCCCATGGGGCCGTCCCGATATGGCACCGATGCTTTTTGCCGATGCCATTTTGAATGGCCGTCCCATCAACGTATTCAACTACGGCAAGATGGAGCGGGATTTCACCTATGTCGACGACATCGTCGAAGGGGTGGTCCATGTGATAGAAAAACCTGCCGACCCCGATGAAAACTTCGACTTTCATCACCCGGACCCCGCTGCATCACCTGCCCCCTACAGAGTCTACAATATCGGCAACGGCAGCCCCGTCAAACTGATGGACTTCATCACGACACTCGAAAAACATCTCGGCAAAAAAGCGCAAATGAACATGATGCCGATGCAGCCCGGAGACGTCGAGGCGACATGGGCCGATACGAGCGCATTGGAAAACCATTTCGGATACAGGCCGCAGACCGGATTGGATGAGGGAATAGGAAAGTTTGTGGAGTGGTACAAAGGTTTCTACAAGGTTTAA
- the glmM gene encoding phosphoglucosamine mutase — MRLFGTDGVRGMAGRDLDAFVAMKLAMAAGIYFRQYAKTNKILVGKDTRRSGYMIENALVSGLTAVGYNVIQIGPMPTPAIAFLTENMRCDAGIMISASHNPYEDNGIKFFDSRGNKLNEKDEAAIEKIFFDTERMIHAQKTGKEIGSSKRIDDVIGRYIVQLKNSFPLDLTLNDIRVVLDTANGAAYRVAPTVFEELGADVIVINNKPNGYNINDNCGAMHPETLSEKVREYRADIGFAFDGDADRLVVVDEKGEQVDGDKLIGALALYMKKDGRLKNDCVVATVMSNQGFEDFLGRHGIRLVRSNVGDKYVLEEMQKNDCVLGGEQSGHVIFSEYAKTGDGLVTALQTIALVLRSGKKTSEVLNPFELYPQKLLNLRVAEKRPLESIEGLKEKEAAIKADGLRSLIRYSGTENKLRILLEGKSAKKIESWMEDLEKFFKKALNA; from the coding sequence ATGAGACTTTTCGGCACTGACGGTGTCCGCGGCATGGCGGGCAGGGATCTCGATGCGTTCGTCGCGATGAAGCTCGCCATGGCGGCGGGGATCTATTTCAGGCAGTATGCGAAGACCAACAAGATACTCGTGGGCAAAGATACCCGACGAAGCGGTTACATGATAGAAAACGCCCTTGTCAGCGGCTTGACAGCGGTAGGTTACAACGTCATCCAGATCGGCCCCATGCCCACGCCGGCCATCGCCTTTTTGACCGAAAACATGCGGTGTGACGCGGGCATCATGATCAGCGCCAGCCACAACCCATACGAAGACAACGGGATCAAGTTTTTCGATTCGCGCGGGAACAAACTGAACGAAAAGGACGAGGCGGCGATCGAAAAGATCTTTTTCGATACCGAGCGGATGATTCACGCACAGAAAACCGGCAAGGAGATCGGCTCCTCCAAGCGGATCGACGACGTGATCGGCCGCTATATCGTTCAGCTGAAAAACTCCTTTCCTCTCGATCTGACGCTCAACGATATCCGCGTGGTTCTCGATACCGCCAACGGCGCGGCCTATCGCGTCGCCCCCACCGTATTTGAGGAGCTGGGTGCCGATGTGATCGTTATCAACAACAAGCCCAACGGCTACAACATCAACGACAACTGCGGGGCGATGCATCCGGAGACGCTCAGCGAAAAGGTACGGGAATACCGCGCCGATATCGGCTTTGCCTTCGACGGGGATGCCGACAGGCTCGTGGTCGTGGACGAAAAGGGTGAACAGGTGGATGGCGACAAGCTGATCGGCGCCCTGGCTCTTTATATGAAAAAGGATGGACGGCTCAAAAACGACTGTGTCGTCGCGACGGTCATGAGCAACCAGGGATTCGAGGATTTTCTGGGCAGGCACGGCATCAGGCTGGTGCGCTCCAATGTGGGGGACAAGTACGTGCTCGAAGAGATGCAGAAGAACGACTGCGTTCTGGGGGGCGAACAGAGCGGCCATGTCATCTTCAGCGAATACGCCAAAACAGGCGACGGCCTGGTGACGGCGCTGCAGACGATCGCGCTGGTTCTTCGCAGCGGGAAAAAGACAAGCGAAGTTTTGAACCCTTTCGAGCTCTACCCGCAGAAGCTGCTCAACCTGAGGGTGGCCGAAAAGAGACCGCTCGAGTCGATCGAGGGGTTGAAGGAGAAGGAAGCCGCCATCAAAGCGGACGGCCTTCGCTCCCTGATCCGCTACAGCGGCACCGAAAACAAACTCCGCATCCTGCTGGAAGGCAAAAGCGCCAAAAAGATCGAAAGCTGGATGGAGGATCTGGAGAAATTTTTCAAAAAAGCGCTCAATGCCTAG
- a CDS encoding flippase — protein MKNSSWLLVEKILRLIIGLFIGIWIARVLGPGEYGNLSYIQSFVALFSAFTTLGISGIVIREIVANPEKSDAILANAFTLRFFGALGTMVLIFVLLRWFAPDSRLENLILLASAGLFFQAFNVLDLYFQSQTLNQYSALANIVMLILSALLKFFLIVYNAPLYAYVWALLFDSAVLAMNLLLFYLKATAKKFSDFLHFFDKVQFSEIALLLRHSAPLLLSTFIIAIYAQLDQVMLKHMADAETVGRYAAAVRLNSVWSLLPSVILVVVTPSLMYSEEKIKESVVSSYASLYKLLALYSFLVLAATWILSDFIVGMTFGEKYRQAASVLNILVIANLFSYFGAASSRWFINEKQEKKILYRNLFGVGFNIIGNLMLIPSFGAYGAAFTTLLSQFLANFLYDYLDKSARIVFFQKLRAMAFVMMPYRWLPEIMQYRNRIA, from the coding sequence GTGAAAAACAGTTCATGGCTTCTTGTAGAAAAAATTCTCAGGCTGATCATCGGACTGTTTATCGGTATATGGATTGCCAGAGTTTTGGGTCCTGGAGAGTATGGCAATTTGAGTTATATTCAAAGTTTCGTAGCCCTCTTTTCCGCCTTCACCACATTGGGTATCAGCGGCATCGTTATTCGGGAGATTGTTGCCAATCCGGAGAAAAGCGATGCAATTCTTGCAAACGCCTTTACGTTGAGGTTTTTCGGAGCTTTGGGTACCATGGTTCTGATATTTGTATTGCTCCGATGGTTTGCCCCTGACAGTAGGCTCGAAAATCTGATATTATTGGCTTCAGCAGGTCTCTTTTTTCAGGCTTTCAATGTTCTTGATCTCTATTTCCAGAGCCAAACGCTGAATCAGTATAGTGCCTTGGCCAACATTGTTATGCTGATTCTCTCTGCGCTGCTTAAATTTTTTCTGATTGTTTACAATGCACCCTTGTACGCGTATGTTTGGGCTCTTCTCTTCGATAGTGCGGTGCTTGCAATGAATCTTCTTCTTTTTTATCTTAAAGCCACTGCAAAGAAGTTTTCAGATTTTTTGCACTTTTTTGACAAAGTACAATTTTCTGAAATTGCACTTCTTCTCCGTCACAGTGCACCGCTGCTGCTGTCGACATTCATTATCGCAATTTACGCACAACTGGATCAGGTTATGTTGAAACATATGGCCGATGCCGAAACGGTTGGACGATATGCTGCAGCAGTACGGTTGAATTCGGTATGGTCACTCCTGCCTTCGGTCATTTTGGTTGTGGTTACCCCTTCATTGATGTATTCGGAAGAGAAGATAAAGGAGAGTGTTGTATCATCCTATGCCAGTCTATATAAACTTTTAGCTCTTTACAGTTTTTTGGTCCTGGCCGCAACGTGGATATTGTCGGACTTCATTGTCGGCATGACATTCGGAGAAAAATATAGACAGGCAGCTTCTGTTTTGAATATTCTGGTTATTGCAAATCTCTTTTCCTATTTTGGTGCAGCAAGCAGTCGTTGGTTCATCAACGAAAAGCAAGAAAAGAAAATTTTATACAGGAATCTTTTCGGAGTAGGGTTCAATATTATCGGTAATTTGATGCTTATTCCTTCCTTTGGAGCGTATGGAGCGGCATTTACGACACTTTTGTCACAGTTTTTAGCCAATTTTCTATATGATTATCTGGATAAAAGTGCACGAATTGTCTTTTTTCAGAAACTGCGTGCCATGGCTTTTGTGATGATGCCGTATCGGTGGCTTCCCGAAATTATGCAATACAGGAACCGCATAGCGTGA
- a CDS encoding LicD family protein, protein MTEICRRHNLAYWLDAGTLLGAVRHQGFIPWDDDIDIGLMRDDYENLIKYLAVELPDDLVLQTLSTDPKYGFMFAKVRDRHSHIHGDIEYTYNGVFIDIFPFDYVPKSKFILKIQYAIIQTIVGLRYAVEFRREKIWLKKSLKYLVDKNSIYRFLYKLAFGLNYIFKSEEDVGNGLVCPWAFFKSIRPKEVYLPPGKVEFEGKEYNAPHDIDRYLKALYGENYMTPIRSGHDHIGEITLLRETK, encoded by the coding sequence GTGACGGAGATATGCCGCCGTCACAATCTAGCCTATTGGCTCGATGCCGGTACACTGCTCGGTGCCGTGAGGCACCAAGGGTTCATACCATGGGATGACGACATCGATATCGGTTTAATGAGAGATGATTACGAAAACTTGATAAAATATCTGGCCGTTGAGCTTCCAGACGATCTTGTGCTGCAAACACTCTCGACCGATCCCAAATATGGCTTTATGTTCGCCAAAGTCAGAGATCGCCACTCTCATATACATGGAGATATCGAGTATACCTATAACGGTGTATTTATCGATATTTTTCCCTTTGATTATGTTCCGAAATCAAAATTTATTCTGAAAATCCAGTATGCCATCATCCAAACGATCGTGGGCCTTCGTTATGCAGTAGAGTTTCGGAGAGAGAAAATCTGGCTGAAAAAAAGTCTCAAGTATTTGGTAGACAAAAACTCGATATATAGATTTCTGTATAAGCTGGCCTTTGGGCTCAACTATATTTTTAAAAGCGAAGAGGATGTGGGCAATGGTCTTGTCTGTCCCTGGGCTTTTTTCAAATCGATTCGACCAAAAGAGGTTTATCTTCCTCCCGGAAAAGTCGAATTCGAAGGGAAAGAGTACAATGCCCCCCATGATATCGATCGATACCTTAAAGCTCTGTACGGAGAAAACTATATGACGCCCATCAGGTCAGGACACGATCATATTGGTGAAATTACACTATTGCGGGAAACGAAATGA
- the lspA gene encoding signal peptidase II, whose protein sequence is MPRSWAVFLLALAGIFLIDQSIKSIFLAGWRWESPCISLTLVFNRGVAFSMFAFLGPWLKWIQLALLAGVLGYVVRGSHLKRYSLPLGLLFGAGLSNISDRFVHGGVVDYVDWHCGFDFAVFNFADVMIDLAVLWILILNFKKK, encoded by the coding sequence ATGCCTAGGTCGTGGGCCGTTTTTCTGCTGGCGCTCGCGGGCATCTTTCTGATCGATCAGAGCATCAAATCGATCTTCCTCGCCGGTTGGCGATGGGAGAGTCCATGCATTTCGCTGACACTAGTTTTCAACCGGGGTGTCGCCTTTTCGATGTTCGCCTTTCTCGGTCCCTGGCTCAAATGGATTCAGCTGGCGCTTCTGGCGGGCGTGCTGGGATACGTGGTCCGCGGAAGCCACCTGAAGCGCTACAGCCTCCCCCTGGGCCTGCTTTTCGGGGCGGGTCTGAGCAATATCTCCGACCGCTTCGTGCACGGGGGTGTCGTCGACTATGTCGATTGGCACTGCGGTTTCGACTTCGCTGTTTTCAACTTCGCCGACGTGATGATCGACCTGGCGGTTCTGTGGATTTTGATTCTGAATTTTAAGAAAAAATAA
- the rplT gene encoding 50S ribosomal protein L20, with protein MPRVKTGVVRRRRHKKILKLAKGFYSGRRKHFRKAKEQVERSLVYAYRDRKQKKREFRKLWIIRINAACRLNDMNYSTFMHGLKKAGIELDRKILADMAMNNPAAFAKIVEQSKAALA; from the coding sequence ATGCCACGAGTCAAAACGGGAGTCGTACGACGACGCCGACACAAGAAAATTCTGAAGCTTGCCAAAGGCTTCTACAGCGGTCGAAGAAAACACTTCAGGAAAGCGAAAGAGCAGGTTGAAAGAAGCCTGGTCTATGCCTACCGCGACAGAAAACAGAAAAAAAGAGAGTTCAGAAAACTCTGGATTATCCGTATCAACGCAGCGTGCCGTCTGAACGATATGAACTACTCCACTTTCATGCACGGATTGAAAAAAGCCGGTATCGAACTCGATCGCAAGATTCTGGCCGATATGGCGATGAACAACCCGGCAGCATTTGCCAAAATCGTCGAGCAGTCCAAAGCCGCTCTGGCGTAA
- the rpmI gene encoding 50S ribosomal protein L35: MPKMKTVRGAAKRFKVKKSGKIKRGSAFRSHILTKMSQKRKRNLRNPQYVADVDAARVKTMLGMK; this comes from the coding sequence ATGCCCAAAATGAAGACGGTACGCGGCGCTGCAAAGCGTTTCAAGGTCAAGAAAAGCGGCAAAATCAAACGCGGCAGTGCGTTTCGAAGCCACATTTTGACCAAGATGAGTCAGAAACGCAAACGCAATCTTCGCAATCCGCAGTATGTAGCGGATGTCGATGCAGCACGTGTCAAAACGATGCTCGGAATGAAATAA
- a CDS encoding glucosaminidase domain-containing protein, with protein sequence MTRLITGFLLTSALLFADAVKSFPKEYYAIKDAKKQKEAFVKILYPLIVKAEEKIKTERTFVETFFAKLERNEIVTPLEQAKLRALAKKYRIKNLYAKEEYRKRIDTIPVSLVLAQASIESNWGRSRFVREANNLFGEWTWGKKGIIPKKREPGKHHKIRIFDSLEESIASYMKNLNRHWAYEEFREARYRARKEGKAFNGFVAAAYLLRYSQLREKYTVMVKNRIEEYAWNLYDAPERTPALQSGNEMAMLSYRIFANTN encoded by the coding sequence TTGACCAGATTGATTACAGGATTTCTGCTGACATCGGCGCTGCTTTTCGCCGATGCGGTGAAATCGTTTCCAAAAGAGTACTATGCCATCAAAGATGCTAAAAAACAGAAAGAGGCATTCGTCAAGATTCTCTATCCGCTAATTGTAAAAGCGGAGGAAAAGATCAAAACGGAGCGGACTTTTGTCGAAACCTTTTTCGCCAAACTCGAACGCAACGAAATCGTCACGCCCCTAGAGCAGGCGAAGCTTCGGGCGCTTGCGAAAAAGTACCGTATCAAAAACCTCTACGCCAAAGAGGAGTATAGAAAGCGGATCGATACGATCCCTGTTTCGCTGGTGCTTGCCCAGGCGTCGATCGAGAGCAACTGGGGACGCAGCCGCTTCGTCCGCGAAGCCAACAACCTGTTCGGAGAGTGGACCTGGGGCAAAAAAGGGATCATCCCAAAAAAACGGGAACCTGGGAAACACCACAAAATCCGCATTTTCGATTCCCTGGAAGAGTCCATCGCCTCCTACATGAAAAACCTCAACCGCCATTGGGCCTACGAAGAATTCAGGGAGGCGCGTTATCGTGCGAGAAAAGAGGGAAAAGCTTTCAACGGCTTCGTCGCGGCGGCCTATCTTCTTCGCTATTCGCAACTGCGTGAGAAGTACACCGTGATGGTAAAAAACCGCATCGAAGAGTATGCGTGGAATCTTTACGATGCGCCGGAGCGGACCCCGGCGCTGCAGAGCGGAAACGAGATGGCGATGCTCTCCTACCGGATTTTCGCCAACACCAACTGA
- the prfA gene encoding peptide chain release factor 1 encodes MLREKLQPFIDRYNEITTLLSSPEITSDIKKMTELSKEQSDLEPLVEKAKAYIATVEAIEENRSLLSDPELGELAAEELKELEPQLEKMNDEIKLLLIPKDPNDDKNIYLEIRAGTGGDEAALFVGDLFKAYVRYAENKGWKIVIESSSESEAGGYKEIVALIKGEKVYSRLKYEAGTHRVQRVPATESQGRIHTSAVTVAVLPEVEDVDVQINPNDLKIDVYRSSGCGGQSVNTTDSAVRITHIPTGIVVSMQDEKSQHKNKEKALKILKARIYEKHLQEQLAASSADRKAQVGSGDRSERIRTYNYPQNRITDHRIGLTLYRLNEIMEGGLLDEIIEPLIAHFQAEAIKEAGL; translated from the coding sequence ATGCTACGAGAAAAACTTCAGCCTTTTATCGACCGCTACAACGAAATCACCACCCTTTTAAGTTCTCCCGAAATCACCAGCGACATCAAAAAGATGACCGAACTCTCGAAAGAGCAGTCGGATCTCGAACCGCTTGTAGAGAAAGCGAAAGCCTACATCGCTACGGTCGAGGCGATCGAAGAGAACAGGTCGCTTCTTTCCGATCCGGAGCTGGGTGAGCTGGCGGCAGAGGAGCTCAAAGAGCTGGAACCGCAGCTGGAGAAGATGAACGACGAAATCAAACTTCTCCTGATCCCCAAAGATCCCAACGACGACAAAAACATCTACCTGGAGATCAGAGCGGGAACCGGCGGGGACGAAGCGGCCCTCTTTGTCGGCGATCTTTTTAAAGCCTACGTCCGCTATGCCGAAAACAAAGGGTGGAAGATCGTTATCGAAAGCTCCAGCGAAAGCGAAGCCGGAGGCTACAAGGAGATCGTGGCGCTCATCAAAGGCGAGAAGGTCTACAGCCGCCTCAAATACGAAGCCGGCACCCACAGGGTCCAGCGGGTACCGGCGACCGAATCACAGGGGCGCATCCACACCTCCGCCGTGACCGTCGCCGTGCTTCCGGAGGTCGAGGATGTGGATGTGCAGATCAACCCGAACGATCTGAAAATCGATGTCTATCGTTCCAGCGGCTGCGGGGGACAGTCGGTCAACACCACCGATTCTGCGGTGCGCATCACCCACATTCCCACCGGCATCGTCGTCTCGATGCAGGATGAAAAATCCCAGCACAAAAACAAGGAGAAGGCACTCAAAATCCTCAAGGCCCGCATCTACGAAAAGCATCTTCAAGAGCAGCTCGCTGCCTCCAGCGCCGACAGGAAGGCACAGGTCGGCTCGGGAGACAGAAGCGAGCGCATCCGCACCTACAACTATCCCCAGAACCGAATCACCGATCACCGCATCGGATTGACACTGTACCGTCTGAACGAAATCATGGAAGGGGGTCTGCTCGACGAGATTATCGAGCCGCTGATCGCCCATTTCCAGGCAGAAGCGATCAAAGAAGCGGGGCTGTAG
- a CDS encoding ComEA family DNA-binding protein: protein MKKLLALMLFACLSLWAAVNVNTADVETLTQIKGIGPVKAKAIVDYRKAHGRFKNIEALQNVRGIGPKTVEKIRSEVTVK, encoded by the coding sequence ATGAAAAAACTGTTGGCACTTATGCTGTTTGCGTGCCTGTCGTTATGGGCGGCTGTCAATGTCAACACAGCAGATGTTGAAACATTGACACAAATAAAGGGCATAGGCCCCGTCAAAGCGAAAGCGATTGTCGATTACAGAAAAGCGCATGGCCGATTCAAAAACATTGAAGCGTTACAGAATGTACGAGGGATTGGACCGAAAACCGTGGAAAAAATCCGGTCGGAAGTGACGGTCAAATGA
- the thrS gene encoding threonine--tRNA ligase, translating to MEEKEIIAYKKRDGQIIDTQTAAETDCSDCEPVYFDNSPEALEVIRHSAAHLMAQAIKQLYPDAQFFVGPVVEEGFYYDFRVDEKISDSDLKKIEKTMQKLANKKIPIERYCIPKSEAEKKFAGDDLKQEVMKRIEDERLCIYRQGDFEDLCRGPHVPNTKYLRNVKLTRVAGAYLGGDSDKEMLTRIYGIAFADKETLKEYLAMIEEAKKRDHRKIGTELGLFMFDDEAGAGLPFWMPKGARLRSKIEQILWKAHRRRGYEPVRGPEILKADMWRTSGHYACYGENMYLTEIDGQEYGLKPMNCIGHILIYKKDIHSYRELPLKYFEYGVVHRHEQSGVLHGLLRVREFTQDDAHIFCTPDQIKPVVIEVLEFVDKVMEVFGFDYEMEISTKPEKAIGSDEIWETATEALKEALDENGFKYGIDEGGGAFYGPKIDIKITDALRRKWQCGTIQVDFNLPERFEMEYVDEKNERARPVMIHRAILGSFERFIAILTEHFAGEFPMFIAPTQVIFVPIAENHVAYAKELANELAEFDIDCDIDDRNESLAKRVRMAEKQKVPMIAIIGDEEVANRKVAVRDRRKREQFDLDAEAFIKLIKEQTSEVKI from the coding sequence TTGGAAGAAAAAGAGATCATTGCCTATAAAAAAAGAGATGGGCAGATAATCGATACCCAAACCGCTGCCGAAACCGATTGCAGCGACTGCGAACCTGTCTACTTCGACAACTCCCCCGAAGCCTTGGAAGTCATCCGCCACTCCGCCGCCCACCTGATGGCGCAGGCGATCAAACAGCTCTATCCCGATGCGCAGTTTTTCGTCGGCCCTGTTGTTGAGGAGGGATTCTACTACGATTTTCGCGTCGACGAGAAGATCAGCGACAGCGATCTCAAAAAGATCGAAAAAACCATGCAGAAGCTGGCGAACAAAAAGATCCCGATCGAACGCTACTGCATTCCCAAAAGCGAAGCGGAAAAGAAGTTTGCCGGAGACGATCTGAAGCAGGAAGTGATGAAGCGGATCGAGGACGAAAGGCTCTGCATCTACCGCCAGGGGGACTTCGAAGACCTCTGCCGCGGTCCCCACGTTCCCAACACGAAATACCTCAGAAACGTCAAACTCACCCGCGTGGCGGGGGCCTACCTGGGTGGCGACTCCGACAAAGAGATGCTCACCCGCATCTATGGCATCGCCTTCGCCGACAAGGAGACGCTCAAAGAGTACCTGGCGATGATCGAAGAGGCCAAAAAACGCGACCACCGCAAAATCGGCACGGAGCTCGGGCTTTTCATGTTCGACGACGAAGCGGGGGCGGGGTTGCCTTTCTGGATGCCCAAAGGGGCGCGTCTTCGCAGCAAGATCGAGCAGATTCTCTGGAAAGCCCACCGTCGCCGCGGGTATGAGCCGGTACGCGGACCCGAAATTCTCAAAGCCGACATGTGGCGTACCAGCGGCCATTACGCCTGCTATGGCGAAAACATGTACCTGACCGAAATCGACGGCCAGGAGTATGGCCTCAAGCCGATGAACTGCATCGGCCACATTCTCATCTACAAAAAAGATATCCACAGCTATCGGGAGCTGCCGCTCAAATATTTCGAGTACGGCGTCGTTCATCGCCATGAGCAAAGCGGCGTCCTTCACGGTCTGTTGCGTGTCAGGGAATTTACCCAGGATGACGCCCACATCTTCTGCACACCCGATCAGATCAAACCCGTCGTCATCGAGGTGCTCGAATTCGTCGACAAAGTGATGGAAGTCTTCGGTTTCGATTATGAGATGGAGATCTCCACCAAGCCCGAAAAAGCGATCGGAAGCGACGAAATATGGGAAACGGCGACAGAGGCCCTGAAAGAGGCGCTGGACGAAAACGGCTTCAAATACGGGATCGACGAAGGGGGCGGAGCCTTTTACGGCCCTAAAATCGATATCAAAATTACCGATGCTTTGAGAAGGAAATGGCAGTGCGGAACGATTCAGGTCGATTTCAATCTTCCTGAACGATTCGAAATGGAGTATGTGGATGAAAAAAACGAGCGGGCGCGTCCGGTGATGATCCACCGCGCGATTCTCGGCAGTTTCGAGCGCTTCATCGCCATTTTGACGGAGCATTTCGCCGGGGAGTTTCCGATGTTCATCGCACCGACGCAGGTGATTTTCGTGCCGATCGCCGAGAATCATGTCGCCTACGCCAAGGAGCTGGCGAACGAACTGGCCGAATTCGATATCGACTGCGATATCGACGACAGGAACGAATCACTGGCCAAACGGGTGCGGATGGCGGAGAAGCAGAAGGTGCCGATGATCGCCATTATCGGAGACGAAGAGGTGGCGAACCGCAAAGTGGCGGTTCGCGACAGAAGGAAACGCGAACAGTTCGATCTGGACGCGGAAGCATTTATCAAACTGATCAAGGAGCAGACAAGTGAGGTCAAAATTTGA
- the infC gene encoding translation initiation factor IF-3 — protein MSKKNDVIMNDDIRAREVRLVGDDGTQYGVVSRDEALNKAADMGLDLVLIAPQANPPVAKIMDYGKFKYQQEKKKKEAKKKQKQIEVKEIKLSVKIADNDIGYKVKHAREFLEQGKHVKFRVFLRGREMANPEAGVEVLKKVWPMVEDIAELEKGPFHEGRYINMYVVPKKEKPGKK, from the coding sequence TTGAGTAAAAAAAACGACGTAATCATGAACGACGACATTCGGGCCCGGGAGGTTCGCCTTGTAGGCGATGACGGTACGCAGTACGGCGTTGTCAGCCGCGACGAGGCGCTGAACAAGGCGGCCGATATGGGGCTCGACCTCGTTCTGATTGCGCCGCAGGCCAATCCGCCGGTCGCCAAAATCATGGACTACGGGAAGTTCAAGTACCAGCAGGAGAAGAAGAAAAAAGAGGCGAAAAAGAAGCAGAAACAGATCGAAGTTAAAGAGATCAAACTCTCCGTCAAGATCGCCGACAACGATATCGGCTACAAAGTCAAGCACGCCAGGGAGTTTCTCGAACAGGGCAAGCATGTCAAGTTCCGTGTCTTCCTGCGGGGGCGGGAGATGGCCAACCCGGAAGCGGGTGTCGAAGTACTCAAAAAAGTTTGGCCGATGGTCGAAGATATCGCCGAACTCGAAAAGGGGCCTTTCCACGAAGGACGCTACATCAATATGTACGTGGTTCCCAAAAAAGAGAAACCCGGCAAAAAGTAG